The Chryseobacterium geocarposphaerae genome window below encodes:
- a CDS encoding M17 family peptidase N-terminal domain-containing protein — MQNSISKYINWSKTIFTVLLLATAGTHFVSAQAAAEKTAIGTSKTWGTVDGISVVGLVQGPSAAKADLQIACVFEYTEGDIFNPPALPKELNGMVHLDEALKGIITEVRKKGQFKGHALETLLINPPKGSLATGKLLLIGLGNRNSFDADLMKEVGSVAMREALKLQVHTVSFASDIKDAGIDSPTALVAENVVLGAFDAYRVQLYLNSQHLSDKMKLKKLILLAGPSFFTVAGGGIQEAISKLNTK, encoded by the coding sequence ATGCAAAATTCAATTTCAAAATACATCAATTGGTCAAAAACGATCTTTACAGTATTGCTGTTGGCAACTGCGGGAACCCACTTCGTTTCAGCACAGGCTGCTGCAGAAAAAACAGCTATTGGGACCTCAAAAACATGGGGAACTGTTGACGGAATTTCCGTTGTAGGACTGGTGCAGGGGCCTTCTGCCGCCAAAGCAGATTTACAGATCGCCTGTGTTTTCGAGTACACGGAAGGAGATATTTTTAACCCGCCGGCGCTTCCCAAAGAACTGAACGGAATGGTTCATCTGGATGAAGCATTAAAAGGAATTATTACAGAAGTCCGTAAAAAAGGACAGTTCAAAGGACACGCTTTGGAAACCTTATTAATTAATCCTCCAAAAGGAAGCCTTGCCACCGGAAAACTGCTGTTGATAGGCTTGGGGAACAGAAACTCTTTCGATGCTGATTTGATGAAAGAAGTAGGAAGTGTTGCGATGCGGGAAGCTTTGAAACTGCAGGTACATACCGTATCCTTTGCCAGCGATATCAAAGATGCAGGAATCGATTCTCCGACAGCTCTGGTGGCAGAAAATGTGGTCTTAGGTGCCTTTGACGCCTATCGTGTCCAGTTATATTTAAATAGTCAGCATCTATCCGACAAAATGAAATTAAAAAAACTGATTCTATTGGCCGGGCCGTCTTTTTTCACGGTTGCCGGAGGAGGAATTCAGGAAGCTATTTCGAAATTGAACACCAAATAA
- a CDS encoding amidohydrolase, translating into MKADFIVYNGKIHTFNKETPEVSAVAIKDGKIIAVGNDGLADQFADESTELIDLKKKRVVPGINDSHIHLIRGGLNYNLELRWDGVPSLADALRMLKDQVDRTPSPQWVRVVGGWSEFQFAERRMPILEEINAIAPETPVFILHLYDRALMNRAALKAVGFTKDTPAPAGGHIERDANGEPTGLIIATPNAMILYSTLAKGPKLSYEHQLNSTRHFMTELNRFGITSVIDAGGGFQNFPDDYQVVNELNEKKQLTVRIAYNLFTQKPKHEFEDFSDWIDTVKLYQGDDMYRHNGAGEMLVFSAADFEDFLQPRPDLPENMEADLEKVVRLLVENRWPFRLHATYNESITRFLNVFEKVNCDIPFNGLPWIFDHAETIDEKNIERVKMLGGGIAIQSRMAYQGEYFTDRYGSASAESTPPVKKILEMGVPVGGGSDATRVSSYNPWVSMYWLTAGKTVGGLQLYHDTKLDRATALELYTRGSAWFSQEQQKKGDIRVGMFADLAVLDQDYFTVDDEEIKNIEAEMTIVDGKIVYAKGTFSSYAPPSIPVLPDWSPTNLYNGYYPTGGHFQKEIEKNAKQNLKAPLASQIHSCAGSCDIHHHNHNQARMSNVPVNNYHTFWGALGCSCFAF; encoded by the coding sequence ATGAAAGCAGATTTTATCGTATACAACGGAAAAATACACACTTTCAATAAAGAAACTCCGGAAGTTTCTGCAGTGGCCATTAAAGACGGGAAAATTATCGCGGTCGGAAATGACGGACTGGCAGACCAGTTCGCTGATGAATCTACTGAGCTTATTGATCTTAAAAAGAAAAGAGTAGTACCGGGAATCAATGATTCTCACATCCATCTGATTCGTGGCGGATTGAATTACAACCTGGAATTAAGATGGGATGGCGTTCCGTCACTGGCCGATGCGCTCAGAATGTTAAAAGATCAGGTAGACCGTACACCTTCACCCCAATGGGTACGTGTAGTGGGAGGATGGTCCGAATTCCAGTTTGCAGAAAGAAGGATGCCAATCCTGGAGGAAATTAATGCCATTGCTCCGGAAACACCTGTTTTTATCCTGCATTTGTACGACAGGGCTTTAATGAACAGGGCAGCATTGAAAGCGGTAGGATTTACTAAAGATACCCCGGCTCCGGCTGGCGGACATATTGAAAGAGATGCTAACGGTGAACCCACAGGGCTGATTATTGCCACACCTAATGCCATGATCTTATATTCAACATTGGCGAAAGGCCCGAAGCTTTCTTACGAACACCAGCTGAATTCGACAAGGCATTTTATGACAGAACTGAACCGCTTCGGAATTACCAGCGTTATTGATGCCGGCGGAGGATTCCAGAATTTTCCGGATGATTATCAGGTGGTGAACGAACTGAATGAGAAAAAACAACTTACCGTAAGAATTGCCTATAACCTTTTTACCCAGAAACCTAAACATGAATTTGAAGATTTCAGCGATTGGATCGACACGGTAAAATTATATCAGGGCGATGATATGTACCGCCATAACGGGGCAGGAGAGATGCTTGTATTTTCGGCGGCCGATTTTGAAGATTTTCTGCAGCCAAGACCGGATCTGCCTGAAAACATGGAAGCAGATCTTGAAAAAGTAGTCCGTTTACTGGTAGAAAATCGCTGGCCATTCAGACTTCACGCAACCTATAATGAAAGCATCACCCGGTTTTTAAATGTCTTTGAAAAAGTAAACTGCGACATTCCCTTCAATGGTCTTCCATGGATTTTTGATCATGCGGAAACCATTGATGAAAAAAATATCGAAAGGGTAAAAATGCTTGGTGGCGGAATTGCCATCCAGAGCAGAATGGCTTACCAGGGAGAATATTTTACAGACCGTTATGGTTCTGCCTCTGCAGAAAGTACGCCGCCCGTGAAAAAAATTCTGGAAATGGGAGTTCCTGTAGGCGGAGGTTCGGATGCCACAAGAGTAAGCAGTTACAATCCTTGGGTTTCCATGTATTGGTTAACAGCAGGAAAAACCGTTGGCGGACTTCAGCTGTATCATGATACAAAGCTGGACAGGGCAACCGCATTGGAACTGTATACAAGAGGCAGCGCATGGTTTTCTCAGGAACAGCAGAAAAAAGGCGATATCAGAGTGGGAATGTTTGCTGATCTGGCAGTTCTTGATCAGGATTATTTCACAGTTGATGATGAAGAGATCAAAAATATTGAAGCGGAAATGACCATTGTAGACGGGAAAATAGTCTATGCAAAAGGAACCTTTTCATCTTATGCACCGCCATCTATTCCTGTGCTTCCGGATTGGTCTCCAACGAATCTTTATAACGGATATTACCCTACCGGAGGACATTTTCAGAAAGAAATCGAAAAAAATGCGAAACAGAATTTAAAAGCTCCGTTAGCTTCGCAGATTCACAGCTGTGCAGGAAGCTGCGATATTCACCATCATAACCATAACCAGGCAAGAATGAGCAATGTGCCCGTTAATAATTACCATACATTCTGGGGAGCTTTAGGCTGTTCTTGTTTTGCTTTTTAA
- a CDS encoding YoaK family protein, with protein sequence MEVKHNIGFVTLLLTMIAGYCDTVTFVSADALFSAHVTGNFIVFAYQFVEGSDIHAWVKLLTFPVFILAVMAGGRIAGKVINHYTLLFWEGALLLSAGIIVAVFSYYGTFSETVMYTVAMITVFAMGLQNAFGKLYAKETHGPTTMMTGNVTQASLDFGTLLSSGFHHPEAWASLKKQLITILGFLVGCFLGAYAGKQFGLVTLVLPGLAMIICYFYHRKN encoded by the coding sequence ATGGAAGTAAAACATAATATCGGTTTTGTCACCTTATTGTTAACCATGATTGCCGGATATTGCGATACCGTGACTTTTGTATCGGCAGATGCCCTTTTTTCGGCCCATGTTACGGGAAACTTTATTGTATTTGCCTATCAGTTTGTGGAAGGATCGGATATTCATGCCTGGGTAAAGCTGCTTACTTTTCCGGTCTTTATTCTTGCGGTTATGGCAGGAGGAAGAATTGCCGGGAAAGTCATCAACCATTATACCCTGTTGTTCTGGGAAGGAGCATTGCTTTTGTCGGCCGGAATTATTGTTGCCGTTTTCAGTTACTATGGAACATTTTCAGAAACCGTGATGTATACTGTGGCTATGATTACCGTTTTTGCAATGGGACTTCAGAATGCTTTCGGAAAACTTTATGCAAAAGAAACCCATGGCCCGACTACCATGATGACAGGAAATGTAACCCAGGCTTCCCTGGATTTCGGAACACTTCTGTCAAGCGGCTTTCACCACCCTGAAGCATGGGCAAGCCTGAAGAAACAGCTGATTACCATCCTTGGATTTCTGGTAGGCTGTTTTTTAGGAGCTTATGCAGGGAAACAGTTCGGACTGGTAACATTGGTTTTACCCGGACTGGCAATGATTATCTGCTATTTTTACCACCGTAAAAACTAG
- a CDS encoding alginate export family protein — translation MLKSAPSILFLKAFIITVLLYSEMVSSQSFKLLRYDENYEYLKDSTKSFYDKIKYLPLNEKKDIYLSLGGEARYEYVDFNNEDWGRLNIGHNDFFLQRYDLHADWHFGKNFRIFSQIRSALQNGRKNGSRGIDEDQLSIQNLFLDAGLVNKEDQKLIVRLGRQELDYGSGRLISVREGPNARLSFTGAKIMYSYKNVSVDAFAMMADSVKTGVFDNTLSKQLNLWGLYSKIIIPEAGNLDLYYLGIRRDESVFEAGTAREKRHTVGGRLWKYGGGFIYNLEAAYQFGRFGNEKISAWTGSVDIGYLFENLTFSPSINLRNDYISGDHSKNDGKLNTFNPLYPKGGYFGFSPQVGPVNLIDIHPYMTLDLTSRLKMQMDVVFNWRYSLNDGVYRPSGALNRPGSSSDKRYIGTAYLTSFTYNFNKHFSLVSGLQYFHKGSFIEDIIQDAKSGVFWNIRLGFKF, via the coding sequence ATGTTGAAATCTGCACCTTCAATACTGTTCTTAAAAGCTTTTATCATAACAGTTCTTTTATATTCTGAAATGGTCTCGTCCCAGAGTTTTAAACTTCTGAGGTATGACGAAAATTATGAATATCTGAAAGATTCCACAAAGAGCTTTTATGACAAAATTAAATATCTCCCTCTCAATGAAAAGAAAGATATCTATCTCTCATTGGGTGGTGAGGCAAGGTATGAATATGTGGATTTCAACAATGAAGATTGGGGAAGGCTTAACATAGGACACAACGACTTTTTCCTGCAGCGCTATGATCTTCATGCAGACTGGCATTTCGGGAAAAACTTCAGAATATTTTCACAGATCAGAAGTGCTTTGCAAAACGGAAGAAAAAACGGTTCAAGAGGCATTGATGAAGACCAGCTGAGTATTCAGAATCTCTTTCTGGATGCAGGTTTGGTGAATAAGGAAGATCAAAAGCTGATAGTGAGACTGGGAAGACAGGAGCTGGATTACGGTTCCGGAAGATTAATTTCTGTAAGGGAAGGACCGAATGCAAGGCTGTCTTTTACAGGAGCTAAAATCATGTATTCCTATAAAAATGTTTCCGTAGATGCTTTTGCAATGATGGCAGACTCTGTCAAGACCGGAGTTTTTGATAATACCCTTTCAAAGCAGCTTAATCTTTGGGGGCTTTATTCTAAAATCATTATTCCTGAAGCCGGAAATCTGGATCTGTATTATCTCGGAATCCGTAGAGACGAATCTGTTTTTGAAGCCGGAACAGCAAGAGAAAAGCGCCATACAGTTGGCGGAAGGCTGTGGAAATATGGCGGTGGATTTATCTATAACCTGGAAGCGGCCTATCAGTTCGGACGCTTTGGAAACGAAAAGATCAGTGCCTGGACGGGTTCTGTAGATATCGGTTATCTGTTTGAAAATCTTACATTCAGTCCGAGCATCAATCTGAGAAACGATTACATATCAGGAGATCATTCTAAAAACGATGGAAAGCTCAATACCTTTAATCCTTTATATCCGAAAGGAGGGTATTTCGGCTTCAGCCCGCAAGTGGGACCCGTCAATTTAATTGATATTCACCCATATATGACCCTTGATCTGACTTCCAGACTCAAAATGCAGATGGATGTTGTCTTCAACTGGCGATATTCCCTGAACGACGGAGTTTACCGGCCAAGTGGCGCATTGAACCGCCCCGGAAGCAGCTCAGATAAAAGATATATCGGAACGGCTTATTTAACCAGCTTTACCTATAATTTCAACAAACATTTTTCTTTGGTGAGCGGACTTCAGTATTTCCACAAAGGATCTTTTATTGAAGATATCATTCAGGACGCAAAAAGCGGTGTTTTCTGGAATATCAGGCTGGGATTCAAATTTTAA
- a CDS encoding hydrolase, translating into MKPSSKLLSPENHALVLIDFEGQMAFATKSISMNELRNNVAVLCGASKIFNVPTVVTTVAEQSFSGPVFPEIEEAFPMATSGYIDRTTMNTWEDEAAYKAITGTQKQKLVFAGLWTGVCIVGPALSALEEGYDVYVITDACGDVSDEAHERAVQRMIHSGVKPMTSIQYILELQRDWARQETYGPVTDLMKKYGASYGLGIHYAHHMLNH; encoded by the coding sequence ATGAAACCATCATCAAAACTACTTTCTCCTGAAAATCATGCATTGGTATTGATCGACTTTGAAGGACAAATGGCATTTGCCACCAAAAGTATCTCCATGAATGAGCTGCGTAATAACGTTGCGGTACTTTGTGGTGCTTCTAAAATATTCAATGTTCCGACCGTCGTTACCACAGTTGCCGAACAAAGTTTTTCAGGTCCAGTTTTCCCTGAAATTGAAGAAGCATTTCCTATGGCAACCTCAGGATATATCGACAGAACAACGATGAATACATGGGAAGATGAAGCCGCATATAAAGCTATTACAGGAACCCAGAAGCAAAAACTGGTTTTCGCAGGATTATGGACAGGCGTTTGTATTGTGGGTCCTGCATTATCTGCACTTGAGGAGGGCTATGACGTGTATGTCATTACCGATGCCTGTGGCGATGTGAGTGATGAGGCGCATGAAAGGGCTGTGCAGAGAATGATCCATTCAGGAGTAAAGCCTATGACTTCCATTCAGTATATCCTGGAACTTCAGAGAGACTGGGCACGCCAGGAAACCTATGGTCCTGTAACTGACCTTATGAAAAAATATGGTGCTTCTTACGGATTAGGAATCCATTATGCTCATCATATGCTGAATCACTAA
- a CDS encoding DoxX family protein, protein MEILKQILSSDLGSSFNDASFLVFRVLLAIQLFRVHGLKKFRLENGQREVIPNPLGLPDQLNAIVASFADLVVPFLIILGLGTRLAVLPTIGVTAIGYFVVHRKDSPEVRDVPFMYTLSLLLVLALGAGRYSLDYYLLNTL, encoded by the coding sequence ATGGAAATTTTAAAACAGATCCTTTCATCGGATTTAGGCTCATCATTCAATGATGCTTCATTTCTGGTTTTCCGGGTACTCCTTGCCATTCAGCTGTTCAGAGTGCATGGTTTAAAGAAATTCAGGCTGGAAAACGGACAGAGGGAAGTGATTCCAAATCCTCTGGGATTGCCTGATCAACTCAATGCCATAGTTGCATCATTTGCCGATCTGGTGGTTCCGTTTCTGATCATTTTAGGACTGGGAACCAGGCTTGCGGTTTTACCGACAATCGGGGTGACGGCTATCGGATATTTTGTGGTTCACAGAAAAGATTCACCGGAAGTGCGGGACGTTCCTTTCATGTACACCCTTTCTCTGTTACTGGTTCTTGCATTGGGAGCAGGAAGATATTCACTTGATTATTACTTATTAAATACATTATAA
- a CDS encoding Dps family protein, which translates to MKTSIGIKNENLAKVAEVLITTLADEFVLYTKTKKAHWNVEGPDFYNKHLFFEAQYGQLDDIIDDLAERIRTLGHYAPATLREYLALTHLSEHHLESNDSLTYIRALLSDHESIIIHLRENIENFAVEFRDSGTSDYITGLLETHEKMAWMLRSHLK; encoded by the coding sequence ATGAAAACTTCAATCGGAATTAAAAACGAAAATTTAGCAAAAGTTGCTGAAGTATTGATTACAACTTTAGCAGATGAATTTGTATTGTATACCAAAACAAAAAAAGCACACTGGAATGTGGAAGGACCGGATTTTTACAATAAACACCTGTTTTTCGAGGCACAATACGGACAGCTGGACGACATCATCGATGATCTGGCAGAAAGAATCAGAACACTGGGACATTACGCACCGGCCACTCTAAGAGAATATCTTGCATTAACGCATTTGTCTGAGCATCATCTGGAATCGAACGACAGCCTGACTTACATCAGAGCACTTCTTTCCGACCATGAAAGTATCATCATTCATCTTCGTGAAAATATTGAAAACTTCGCTGTTGAATTCCGTGATTCAGGGACAAGCGACTACATCACAGGATTACTGGAAACCCATGAGAAAATGGCCTGGATGCTCCGTTCACATTTAAAATAA
- a CDS encoding phosphoribosylpyrophosphate synthetase codes for MNTIQPAFDTLTEAVQWLNQNGYTEDFNLKNDCIRLNNFLDVSPEDFKIRYTFRFEGNTDQGDEEVVYGIASDKYSVKGILTSAYGIYADTVSTELIRKLSSN; via the coding sequence ATGAATACGATACAGCCAGCTTTTGATACGTTGACTGAGGCCGTTCAGTGGCTTAATCAAAACGGATATACAGAAGATTTTAACCTTAAAAATGATTGCATCAGGCTCAATAATTTTCTTGATGTTTCTCCGGAAGACTTTAAAATACGATACACATTCCGCTTTGAAGGAAATACCGATCAGGGAGATGAAGAAGTAGTCTACGGCATTGCTTCCGACAAGTATTCTGTAAAAGGTATCCTGACGAGCGCTTACGGAATCTATGCGGATACTGTAAGTACAGAACTCATCAGAAAACTATCATCCAATTAA
- a CDS encoding alpha/beta fold hydrolase, with product MSTLTLKDGTEIFYKDQGQGPVLMFHHGWPLSSDDWDAQVIFFLQKGYRVVTHDRRGHGRSSQNIYNHTIEQYASDAAELVEFLDLKDVVHIGHSTGGGEVIRYVNKYSNGRAKKAVLISAIPPVMVKSENNPDGVPMEVFDNIREQTMNNRNQFYYDLTFPFYGYNREGADVKDGVQRNWWRQGLMGGIVAHYDGIKAFSETDLTEDLKAVDIPVLVLHGEDDQIVPIENSAIKSAKLLKNGKLITYPGFPHGMPTTEHPTINKDILAFITE from the coding sequence ATGAGCACATTAACATTAAAAGACGGAACAGAAATTTTTTACAAAGATCAGGGGCAGGGACCAGTATTAATGTTTCATCACGGATGGCCTTTATCATCTGATGACTGGGATGCACAGGTGATCTTTTTCCTTCAGAAAGGCTACAGAGTGGTTACCCACGACAGAAGAGGCCACGGACGTTCCAGCCAGAATATCTACAATCACACTATTGAACAATATGCATCTGATGCCGCAGAACTGGTTGAATTCTTAGACCTGAAAGATGTTGTACACATCGGGCACTCAACAGGTGGCGGTGAAGTGATCCGGTATGTTAACAAATATTCCAATGGAAGAGCTAAAAAGGCAGTTCTGATCAGTGCCATTCCACCGGTAATGGTGAAAAGTGAAAACAATCCTGACGGAGTTCCTATGGAAGTTTTCGACAATATCAGAGAACAGACGATGAACAACAGAAACCAGTTTTACTATGACCTTACTTTCCCTTTCTACGGTTATAACAGAGAAGGTGCTGATGTAAAAGACGGAGTACAGAGAAACTGGTGGAGACAGGGACTGATGGGTGGAATTGTTGCTCATTATGATGGGATCAAAGCCTTTTCAGAAACAGATTTAACTGAAGATTTAAAAGCTGTGGATATTCCGGTATTGGTTCTTCATGGTGAGGATGACCAGATTGTACCGATTGAAAATTCAGCGATAAAATCAGCCAAATTACTGAAGAACGGAAAGCTGATCACGTATCCGGGATTCCCTCACGGTATGCCGACTACAGAGCATCCAACCATCAACAAAGATATTTTAGCTTTTATCACAGAATAA
- a CDS encoding helix-turn-helix domain-containing protein, whose product MVSKKSNHSVKRFNTLADVMEASGFPPPKHPLIVLLNGVDKPLKGRAPNKSHVLNYYKIAFKPDAGGELMYGQTKFDFKEGGLFFVAPQQILSSIEENDKEETAEQKILSPQITLLIDPDFLLQYPLAQKIHQYHFFSYATNEALHLSAKEKETILSLFRDIEEELENRIDDMSHNVIISQIELLLNYAQRFYNRQFITRKQNYPSLIDRIDQLLEDYFNSDKVLNAGVPTVNYLADQLHMSASYLSDLLRNLTGQNTQQIIHDKMIYRAKNKLFSTALSISEIAFELGFEQPQSFSRLFKLKTNQSPQQYRAQFH is encoded by the coding sequence ATGGTTTCAAAAAAATCGAATCATTCCGTAAAAAGATTTAATACACTGGCTGACGTAATGGAGGCATCTGGTTTTCCGCCCCCGAAGCACCCTTTAATCGTTTTGTTAAACGGTGTAGACAAGCCACTTAAAGGTCGTGCACCTAATAAATCGCACGTATTGAATTATTATAAAATAGCTTTTAAACCAGATGCCGGAGGAGAGTTAATGTATGGTCAGACCAAATTTGATTTTAAGGAGGGAGGTTTGTTTTTCGTAGCTCCTCAACAAATTCTCTCATCAATAGAAGAGAATGATAAAGAGGAAACTGCGGAACAAAAAATACTTAGCCCGCAGATCACACTGCTTATAGATCCTGATTTTTTGCTACAATACCCGTTGGCACAAAAGATCCATCAGTATCACTTTTTCTCTTATGCCACCAATGAGGCGTTGCACCTTTCTGCCAAAGAAAAAGAAACCATTCTGTCGCTATTCAGAGATATTGAAGAAGAGCTTGAAAACCGTATAGACGATATGAGCCATAATGTAATCATCTCGCAGATTGAACTATTACTAAACTATGCACAACGTTTTTATAATAGGCAGTTTATTACCAGAAAACAAAACTATCCTAGTCTTATCGACCGTATAGATCAATTGTTGGAGGATTATTTCAATAGTGATAAGGTTTTGAATGCCGGAGTTCCAACCGTTAATTATTTAGCTGATCAGCTACATATGTCAGCAAGTTATCTAAGTGATCTATTAAGAAATCTTACAGGGCAAAACACTCAACAAATTATTCATGATAAAATGATTTACCGTGCTAAAAATAAGTTATTTTCCACAGCTCTCAGTATTTCCGAAATTGCGTTTGAGCTAGGTTTTGAACAGCCTCAATCCTTTAGCAGATTATTTAAATTAAAAACAAATCAAAGTCCTCAACAATATAGAGCTCAGTTCCATTAA